One window of Candidatus Methanosuratincola sp. genomic DNA carries:
- a CDS encoding formate--phosphoribosylaminoimidazolecarboxamide ligase family protein: protein MITRERVWELVERYDLRAERITVGTLGSHSALDIADGAKEQGFRTAVVCQRGRELPYKTYRRIVDEAIVLERFSEIASEGVQEELRRRNTLFVPHRAFSTYVPYDVIEEEFLLPMVGNRMMLRSEERWAPKNQYYLLEKAGVRQPRKFKSPSEIDTLAIVKVQEAKRKIERAFFTATDEGDFWRKVEERVSRGVITREDAERAVIEEYVVGTYFNFNYFYSPLSGEVEFMGIDRRLQTNLHDFVSLPARQQLEIDLTLQNIEIGHMGATIRESMLEKVLENGIRFVKATKEEYPPGIIGPFALQGAVNKDQEIVIFDVSPRVPGSPVIGTTSPYTRYLYGRPMSVGQRIALEIREALETDRIREIVT from the coding sequence TTGATAACCAGGGAGAGAGTCTGGGAACTGGTCGAGAGATACGACCTGCGCGCCGAGAGGATCACAGTAGGAACGCTGGGCAGCCACTCTGCCCTTGACATAGCCGATGGGGCCAAAGAGCAGGGCTTCAGAACGGCAGTGGTTTGCCAGAGGGGCAGGGAGTTGCCCTACAAGACGTACCGGAGGATAGTGGACGAGGCGATCGTGCTTGAGAGATTTTCCGAGATCGCCTCAGAAGGCGTTCAGGAGGAGCTCAGACGGCGGAACACCCTCTTCGTCCCCCACAGGGCATTCTCCACGTATGTGCCTTACGATGTGATTGAGGAGGAGTTCCTCCTACCAATGGTGGGAAACAGGATGATGCTCCGCTCAGAGGAGAGGTGGGCACCTAAGAATCAGTATTACCTCCTTGAGAAGGCGGGAGTCAGGCAGCCCAGGAAGTTCAAGTCCCCATCTGAAATAGACACGCTTGCGATAGTCAAGGTCCAGGAGGCGAAGAGGAAGATAGAAAGGGCCTTCTTCACAGCCACGGACGAGGGAGACTTCTGGAGAAAGGTCGAGGAGAGGGTCTCGAGGGGGGTAATCACAAGGGAAGACGCTGAGAGGGCAGTAATCGAGGAATATGTGGTCGGGACGTATTTTAACTTCAATTACTTCTACTCTCCGCTGAGCGGGGAGGTCGAGTTCATGGGTATCGACAGGAGGCTCCAGACGAACCTCCATGACTTTGTCTCCCTCCCAGCAAGGCAGCAGCTCGAGATAGACCTGACGCTGCAGAACATCGAGATAGGGCACATGGGAGCCACCATAAGGGAGTCCATGCTCGAGAAGGTCCTCGAGAACGGGATAAGGTTCGTAAAGGCCACGAAAGAGGAGTACCCTCCAGGCATAATCGGGCCCTTTGCGCTGCAGGGTGCGGTCAACAAGGACCAGGAGATAGTCATATTCGACGTATCGCCGAGGGTCCCAGGTAGCCCCGTCATCGGCACAACGAGCCCGTACACCAGGTACCTCTACGGCAGACCCATGAGCGTAGGCCAGAGGATCGCTCTCGAGATAAGGGAGGCACTGGAGACGGACAGGATCAGGGAGATCGTGACGTGA
- a CDS encoding formate--phosphoribosylaminoimidazolecarboxamide ligase, which translates to MSPSIAVIGSHSALQILKGAKQEGLRTLLICLKGREGLYDRFRLADRRVSVGSVEEILEHEIQSLIEEEGAVFVPHGTLISGGRLEDLERRFRPKIFGNRFIFKWEYDRDLKDRLLREAGIRTPRKFRSYTEIDGPAIVKLPGAEGGRGYFIAKSPRDFEAKIGQLTGKGLIKRGEEEKVFIQEYIIGVPVYPHYFWSAIEGRLELMGCDRRYETSIDAIGRIGAEDQLELGITPTFRVIGNIPLVLRESLLVDIFEDGERFVSAAERLVPPGMIGPFCLEMICDEDGNLYTFEFSGRIVAGTNLFVSGSPYSDLIFDEPMSMGRRIAREIKTASELGEIEKVTT; encoded by the coding sequence ATGTCCCCAAGCATCGCGGTGATCGGATCCCATTCGGCCCTCCAGATACTCAAAGGCGCAAAGCAAGAGGGGCTCAGGACGCTGCTGATCTGCCTGAAGGGGAGGGAGGGGCTGTACGACCGTTTCAGGCTTGCGGACAGGAGAGTCTCGGTAGGTAGCGTGGAGGAGATCCTGGAGCACGAGATCCAGAGCCTTATCGAGGAGGAGGGGGCGGTTTTTGTCCCCCACGGCACGTTGATATCGGGCGGGCGCCTCGAAGACTTGGAAAGGCGTTTCAGACCAAAGATCTTTGGAAACAGGTTCATATTCAAATGGGAGTACGACAGGGATCTCAAGGATAGGCTCTTGAGGGAGGCAGGGATCAGGACTCCTAGGAAATTCCGGTCCTATACAGAGATAGACGGGCCGGCGATAGTCAAGCTCCCAGGGGCCGAGGGAGGGAGAGGGTACTTCATTGCGAAAAGCCCCAGGGACTTCGAGGCAAAGATCGGGCAGCTCACCGGGAAGGGGCTCATCAAAAGGGGAGAGGAGGAAAAGGTCTTCATACAAGAATACATAATAGGGGTGCCTGTTTACCCCCACTACTTCTGGTCGGCGATCGAGGGCAGGCTTGAACTGATGGGTTGTGACAGGAGATACGAAACAAGCATAGACGCTATCGGAAGGATAGGCGCAGAGGATCAGCTTGAGCTCGGAATTACCCCAACATTCAGGGTGATTGGCAACATTCCACTCGTGCTCAGAGAATCTCTGCTGGTGGACATCTTCGAGGATGGAGAGAGGTTTGTTTCGGCCGCAGAAAGACTGGTACCACCCGGGATGATAGGACCCTTCTGCCTCGAGATGATCTGCGACGAGGATGGGAATCTTTACACATTCGAGTTCTCTGGAAGGATAGTCGCGGGGACGAACCTCTTTGTCAGCGGGTCTCCTTACAGCGATCTCATCTTCGACGAGCCGATGAGCATGGGGAGGAGAATCGCAAGGGAGATAAAGACGGCCTCGGAGCTCGGTGAGATCGAAAAAGTAACCACGTAG
- a CDS encoding nucleoside phosphorylase, with the protein MYHIKCERGEIAERVVVFGDPCRTRTFSSLLDRPRLVNKNRCLLTYTGDYMGTEVTLSTTGMGTPSAAIVCEELAALGAKCIIRAGTMGSISEEVAAGDAVVPTESIPQDGTTKAYIRKFKLNDVPGASRRIVEMLRSAALSKGVRAHTGTICTSDAFYLEGGRGDSRLKEKGVLGFEMECSAIFTIGAIRGYGAGAILAVTGTTYGKERVLGGEEIRRTVEKCSLSALETAALVELPRK; encoded by the coding sequence ATGTACCACATCAAATGCGAGAGGGGAGAGATTGCCGAGAGGGTGGTCGTATTTGGAGATCCGTGCAGGACTAGAACATTTTCATCCCTTCTCGACCGCCCGAGGCTTGTTAACAAGAACCGGTGCCTCTTGACTTACACCGGGGATTACATGGGAACCGAAGTGACGCTCTCGACGACAGGGATGGGCACCCCGTCCGCGGCAATTGTCTGCGAGGAACTCGCGGCTTTGGGCGCGAAGTGTATAATCAGGGCAGGGACCATGGGGAGCATTTCAGAAGAGGTTGCCGCTGGCGATGCCGTTGTGCCGACCGAGTCCATACCGCAGGACGGGACGACCAAGGCGTACATCCGCAAGTTCAAATTAAATGACGTACCGGGTGCATCGCGCCGCATAGTAGAGATGCTGAGGTCGGCAGCGCTCTCGAAAGGGGTCAGGGCCCACACCGGCACTATCTGCACAAGCGATGCGTTTTACCTAGAGGGCGGCAGGGGGGATTCGCGCTTGAAGGAAAAGGGGGTGTTGGGGTTCGAGATGGAGTGCTCGGCAATATTCACAATAGGAGCAATCAGGGGCTACGGGGCAGGGGCTATATTGGCAGTAACCGGAACCACCTACGGTAAGGAAAGGGTTCTTGGGGGGGAGGAGATCAGGAGAACAGTTGAGAAGTGCTCACTTTCAGCCTTGGAAACCGCAGCTTTAGTCGAGTTGCCTCGAAAATAG
- a CDS encoding toprim domain-containing protein encodes MRYKKGPKYFYEVCQSISELIERINENSSLVLVEGENDERALRMARLKTRIITFCDSKMPRFEFVERIANDYSGLSVVVLFDYDREGTIAAKRITVELEERGVRVERGLREELGKILVREGIRRVEEMPSLLSKAEF; translated from the coding sequence TTGCGGTACAAGAAGGGGCCGAAATACTTTTACGAGGTATGCCAGAGCATAAGCGAATTGATTGAGAGGATCAACGAAAACTCCTCGCTTGTACTTGTAGAGGGGGAGAACGATGAACGTGCCCTCAGAATGGCGAGGCTTAAAACGAGGATAATCACATTCTGCGATTCCAAAATGCCGAGATTCGAGTTTGTGGAGAGGATCGCAAACGACTACAGCGGCTTGAGTGTGGTAGTCCTCTTCGACTATGACAGAGAGGGTACTATTGCAGCGAAGAGGATTACCGTTGAACTAGAGGAGAGAGGAGTCAGGGTGGAGAGGGGGTTAAGGGAGGAGCTTGGGAAAATCCTTGTGAGAGAAGGCATCAGGAGGGTGGAAGAGATGCCCTCTCTACTTTCAAAGGCCGAATTCTAG
- the rimI gene encoding ribosomal protein S18-alanine N-acetyltransferase: MEKLTVREFRPEDLEAVVMINKVCLPENYSPDFFMEHHWENPRIFLVAQVGEKVVGYNMCRIEFGISNIKRDFAKKGHVISIAVLEGYRGIGIGQKLMEEGMKNVKESGASEIYLEVRQSNLPAIQLYRKLGFRAVRVLEGYYRDGENAYMMVANLEEGNRFQNGS, from the coding sequence ATGGAGAAGCTCACTGTGAGGGAGTTTAGGCCCGAAGATCTTGAAGCCGTGGTAATGATTAACAAGGTCTGTCTGCCTGAAAACTATTCCCCAGACTTTTTCATGGAACACCACTGGGAGAACCCAAGAATCTTCCTCGTGGCCCAAGTTGGAGAAAAGGTCGTTGGGTACAATATGTGCAGGATTGAATTTGGGATCTCTAACATAAAGAGGGACTTCGCAAAGAAAGGGCATGTCATTTCGATCGCAGTCCTGGAGGGTTACAGGGGGATTGGCATCGGCCAGAAACTGATGGAGGAAGGGATGAAGAATGTGAAGGAGTCCGGCGCATCGGAGATTTACCTCGAGGTGAGACAGAGCAACCTCCCTGCCATCCAGCTGTACAGGAAACTGGGGTTCAGGGCCGTCCGAGTCTTAGAGGGATACTACAGGGATGGCGAAAATGCCTATATGATGGTTGCCAACCTTGAGGAAGGAAACCGTTTTCAGAATGGCTCATGA
- the thsA gene encoding thermosome subunit alpha, with protein MKEGTSRTTGRDAQRANIMAAVALAEAIRSSLGPKGMDKMLVSSFGDVTVSNDGATIVKEMDVQHPAAKMLVEVAKTQDVEVGDGTTSAVILAGALLKKAQELLDQEVHPTVIIEGYKKAMEKALATVDEIAFKVDPTDKNMLKEAAITTLSGKSVVAGHFERLAEMVVDAVIQVAEKQGEKYKVDLDNIRLERKKGESLDETQLVKGVVLDKEVVHPGMPKRVENAKIAILDCPLELEKTEITAKINITSPEQMKAFLDEETEMLKELVEKVAGSGANVVVVQKGIDDVAQHYLAKKGILAVRRAKRSDVEALAKASGARIVTSVDDLTPNDLGFAALVEERRVGKDKMVFVEGCKNPKAVTILVRGGSDRMVDEAERSLHDAKCVVRNIMQDPYLVSGGGAPEEEVATRLREYGRSLSGREQLAVLKFAEAMEEIPLTLAENSGLDPVDILVEIRAAHAKGQKGYGVDVMSGKVDDMSKSKVFEPASVKKQAIKSATEAAITLLKIDDIIAASAPKKEKEGKGSPEEGMGGMGGMGGMGGMGGMGGMM; from the coding sequence TTGAAAGAGGGGACTTCTAGGACAACAGGAAGGGACGCCCAGAGGGCCAACATAATGGCAGCTGTGGCGCTGGCGGAGGCAATAAGGTCATCCCTTGGTCCAAAAGGGATGGACAAGATGCTCGTGAGCAGCTTCGGCGATGTCACAGTCAGCAACGACGGAGCTACAATTGTGAAGGAAATGGACGTGCAGCATCCCGCGGCAAAGATGCTTGTGGAGGTTGCAAAGACCCAGGACGTAGAGGTCGGGGACGGGACCACGTCTGCAGTGATCCTCGCTGGAGCACTGTTGAAGAAGGCACAGGAGCTGCTCGACCAGGAAGTTCATCCGACGGTAATAATCGAGGGTTACAAGAAGGCGATGGAGAAGGCGCTTGCGACGGTGGATGAGATTGCATTCAAGGTCGATCCGACTGACAAGAACATGCTGAAGGAGGCAGCGATCACCACCCTGAGCGGAAAGAGCGTGGTTGCAGGGCACTTCGAGAGGCTAGCCGAGATGGTGGTCGACGCAGTCATCCAGGTAGCAGAAAAGCAGGGCGAGAAATACAAGGTCGACCTAGATAACATCAGGCTTGAGAGGAAGAAGGGCGAGTCCCTTGACGAGACCCAACTGGTGAAGGGCGTTGTTCTCGACAAGGAAGTAGTCCACCCAGGGATGCCGAAGAGGGTCGAGAACGCAAAGATAGCGATACTAGACTGCCCGCTTGAGCTCGAGAAGACGGAGATTACTGCAAAGATCAATATCACCTCGCCGGAGCAGATGAAGGCATTCCTCGACGAGGAGACCGAGATGCTGAAGGAACTCGTCGAGAAGGTTGCGGGGTCCGGAGCCAATGTAGTCGTGGTGCAGAAAGGTATCGACGACGTCGCTCAGCACTACCTGGCAAAGAAGGGGATCCTCGCAGTCAGGAGGGCTAAGAGGTCAGATGTCGAGGCCCTTGCGAAGGCATCGGGAGCGAGGATTGTGACATCAGTAGACGACCTGACGCCGAATGACTTGGGATTCGCAGCGCTCGTGGAGGAGAGGCGCGTCGGCAAGGACAAGATGGTGTTCGTCGAGGGCTGCAAGAACCCAAAGGCAGTGACTATACTTGTCAGGGGCGGTTCGGACAGGATGGTCGACGAGGCCGAGAGGTCGCTCCATGACGCAAAATGCGTGGTAAGGAACATAATGCAGGACCCGTACCTGGTGTCCGGCGGTGGCGCTCCGGAGGAAGAGGTCGCCACAAGGCTTAGGGAGTACGGCAGGTCGCTCAGCGGCAGGGAGCAGCTCGCGGTGCTCAAATTTGCGGAGGCAATGGAAGAGATCCCGCTGACGCTGGCGGAGAACTCCGGGCTTGATCCAGTCGACATCCTCGTCGAGATAAGGGCCGCACATGCAAAGGGACAGAAGGGCTACGGCGTTGACGTGATGTCAGGAAAAGTTGATGACATGTCCAAGTCCAAGGTCTTCGAACCAGCCAGCGTCAAGAAGCAGGCGATCAAGTCGGCGACCGAAGCAGCTATAACTCTGCTCAAGATAGACGATATCATTGCAGCCAGCGCGCCCAAGAAGGAGAAGGAAGGCAAGGGATCGCCCGAAGAGGGAATGGGCGGCATGGGCGGCATGGGCGGCATGGGCGGCATGGGCGGCATGGGCGGCATGATGTAA
- a CDS encoding DNA-directed RNA polymerase subunit K, with protein sequence MSQETRQILGPATLTRFEKARILGARALQLSMGAPPLIASSATTPIDIAEEELKTGILPITIRRRLPDGRHQDIPLKWLVKKTQ encoded by the coding sequence ATGAGCCAAGAAACAAGGCAGATACTCGGTCCAGCAACACTGACTAGGTTCGAGAAGGCCCGGATACTAGGAGCCCGGGCCCTCCAGCTTTCGATGGGAGCTCCGCCGCTGATAGCCTCAAGCGCGACAACGCCAATAGACATTGCCGAGGAAGAACTGAAGACAGGGATCCTCCCAATCACGATACGGAGGAGGCTGCCTGACGGCCGGCACCAGGACATCCCATTGAAGTGGCTGGTTAAGAAAACTCAGTAA
- the larB gene encoding nickel pincer cofactor biosynthesis protein LarB has protein sequence MELRRLLSELISGKISVEEAEQRIRLLAIREMEVACLDLSREARKGVPEIVFAEGKDDASLRNIVNAFLEESGKVIITRISEERLQALSSSLAGRPEVKYSAVGRVAIMRNRGETHPEKRGAVSLITAGTADIRVAEEAKFVLEEMGCTVHSYYDVGIAGLHRVFPAVKDSIDKDVDVVIVFAGMEGALASVVSSLVSVPVVGVPTSSGYGFGGRGEGALAAMLQSCSPGLVVVNIDNGVGAAVAAALISRVRWKVRNL, from the coding sequence TTGGAACTCCGAAGGTTGCTTTCTGAACTCATTTCTGGTAAGATCAGTGTTGAGGAGGCTGAGCAGAGGATACGGCTGCTAGCCATAAGAGAGATGGAAGTTGCATGCCTTGACTTGTCGAGGGAGGCAAGAAAGGGCGTTCCTGAGATTGTCTTCGCAGAAGGCAAGGACGACGCCTCTCTTAGGAATATCGTAAATGCTTTCCTCGAGGAATCCGGCAAAGTCATAATAACACGCATCAGCGAGGAGAGGCTTCAGGCACTCAGTTCAAGCCTGGCAGGAAGACCTGAGGTGAAGTACAGCGCAGTTGGAAGAGTGGCGATAATGCGAAATAGGGGGGAGACTCATCCCGAAAAACGAGGAGCAGTGTCTTTGATCACCGCTGGTACAGCAGACATACGCGTCGCTGAAGAAGCCAAATTTGTGTTGGAGGAAATGGGTTGTACAGTCCATTCGTACTATGATGTCGGGATAGCTGGCCTCCACAGGGTATTTCCCGCGGTGAAGGACTCCATTGATAAGGATGTGGATGTAGTCATTGTCTTTGCTGGCATGGAGGGTGCACTCGCATCGGTGGTCAGTAGTCTAGTGTCCGTGCCTGTTGTAGGGGTGCCGACATCCTCAGGCTACGGCTTTGGCGGCCGCGGCGAGGGGGCACTCGCGGCAATGCTGCAGAGCTGCAGCCCTGGTCTTGTGGTAGTCAATATCGACAACGGTGTCGGGGCTGCCGTGGCCGCTGCTTTGATCTCTAGGGTGCGGTGGAAAGTCCGTAATTTATAA
- the larC gene encoding nickel pincer cofactor biosynthesis protein LarC — protein sequence MLIDASLAGVSGDKLVSALASASGRSKDLEAAINGALGATGRNDTEVFFEEVESHGIKGLQLKFRGLEDEGKVNAQPANEVLKTVNAAVEAIGLSQNGKKQARSTMELLIRTERMNHGTAVLHELGSIDTVIDIIGTFKAIELLGVETSVFFTTPVAVGCGAVPSSHGLLPIPAPATLSIISHAGLPITKTEVQQELTTPTGAALLAVLTAGRIDLPPFRMYPGAVGVGIGRRELGFPNITRVIRGESLAGLTEEEIFIVETNVDDVDGELLGWLFEKLNGTAEDICMIPMLTKKNRPGYLIRAVSTLDSVGKVIDTILDETGTLGVKVSPWRRVKVDRKESVVDLDINGRQYHIRVKTNLRTGSCKPAFDDCRKAALEGGIPLKSVVDLVRAKLQPKEKKEG from the coding sequence GTGCTCATTGACGCATCCCTTGCAGGCGTGTCAGGAGATAAGCTGGTATCGGCATTGGCATCTGCCTCAGGGAGGAGCAAGGATCTCGAGGCGGCGATCAATGGCGCATTAGGGGCGACCGGCAGAAACGATACAGAGGTCTTTTTCGAGGAAGTTGAGAGCCACGGTATAAAGGGGCTGCAGCTCAAGTTCAGAGGTTTAGAGGACGAAGGTAAGGTAAATGCCCAACCAGCCAACGAGGTATTAAAGACCGTGAACGCGGCTGTCGAGGCGATCGGGCTCAGCCAGAATGGTAAAAAACAAGCTAGGAGCACAATGGAGTTACTCATCCGTACAGAGAGGATGAACCATGGAACGGCGGTCCTCCATGAGCTCGGAAGCATAGATACCGTCATAGACATCATAGGAACTTTCAAAGCAATTGAGCTGCTAGGCGTTGAAACGAGCGTCTTTTTCACGACCCCGGTTGCCGTTGGCTGCGGAGCCGTACCCTCCTCTCACGGTCTTCTCCCCATTCCAGCCCCCGCAACCCTCTCGATAATAAGCCATGCCGGGCTGCCGATAACCAAAACCGAAGTGCAGCAAGAGCTCACCACCCCAACAGGTGCCGCCCTGCTTGCTGTCCTGACTGCCGGAAGGATTGACTTGCCTCCCTTCAGAATGTATCCTGGAGCGGTCGGCGTGGGGATAGGAAGGAGGGAGCTCGGATTCCCGAATATAACAAGAGTCATACGCGGGGAGTCGCTTGCGGGATTAACGGAAGAAGAGATCTTCATAGTTGAAACCAATGTCGACGATGTTGATGGGGAGCTTTTGGGATGGCTATTCGAGAAGTTGAACGGGACGGCCGAAGACATTTGTATGATCCCTATGCTTACAAAAAAGAATAGACCGGGGTATTTGATTAGGGCTGTATCGACCCTTGATTCGGTCGGGAAGGTAATAGACACCATCTTGGATGAGACTGGAACTCTTGGGGTAAAGGTTTCACCGTGGAGGAGGGTCAAGGTCGACAGGAAAGAAAGCGTTGTCGACTTGGACATAAATGGCAGGCAGTATCACATAAGAGTCAAGACGAACCTCAGGACAGGGAGCTGCAAACCTGCTTTTGATGATTGTAGGAAGGCAGCTTTGGAGGGGGGAATTCCATTAAAGAGCGTTGTTGATCTGGTGAGGGCTAAGCTTCAACCCAAAGAAAAGAAAGAAGGCTGA
- a CDS encoding cyclophilin-like fold protein encodes MPSSIESEIPVLIEFESTQVEGILSRILSPRTVESIVVALPFTSRTFLWKEEVYFEIPVSVGPEKPKSTVTPGTLAYWPPSKAFCIFFGGSQPYSPVNVIGKLVSPPDPVRRVKRGEWVTVKMKG; translated from the coding sequence TTGCCCTCATCTATAGAATCTGAAATACCCGTCTTGATTGAATTTGAGAGCACGCAAGTTGAGGGCATACTCTCCCGGATCCTCTCTCCCAGAACTGTAGAGTCAATAGTTGTCGCGTTGCCTTTCACCTCGAGGACCTTCCTCTGGAAGGAGGAGGTCTACTTTGAGATTCCTGTCTCTGTAGGGCCTGAGAAGCCCAAGTCTACTGTAACCCCCGGTACACTCGCATACTGGCCCCCTTCGAAGGCTTTTTGTATATTCTTTGGGGGCTCGCAGCCGTACAGCCCTGTAAACGTGATTGGAAAACTCGTTTCCCCTCCGGATCCCGTGCGTAGGGTCAAGCGGGGGGAGTGGGTCACAGTCAAGATGAAGGGCTGA
- the tes gene encoding tetraether lipid synthase Tes — protein sequence MQVLKKTKSLCPECMKVLEAEIYEDGGVVYIGKTCTEHGHFEDIYWSDYDLYKRAEEYERLGDGLENPRTKSEAGCPYDCGICPSHGSHTVLAIIDVTNRCNLRCPICFANAATAGYTYEPTRDQIAEMLKNLRSNRPVPPNSIQFSGGEPTLRDDLPDIIRMAKEAGFDHIEVNTNGIRVSNDPSFLKSLIEAGLSTLYLQFDGMTPGPYIAARGLDLFQTKLRVIENCRSVGLQSVVLVPTLVRGVNDDQVGEILRFASKNYDVVRGVNFQPVSMAGRIDKNRLKEMRITIPDFLKLVEAQTNGEIKASDFYPIPVVVPISNAVGALKGKRYQTFTNHQHCGMATMVLPEGDKLVPITKYADVEKFMRSMENVYDDAIKGSKLRARMHLLGATRYVNKAMLGSILSSVLLHGDYDSLGKFMRKVVLVSCMHFMDPYNFDLERVRRCTIHYALPDGRIVPFCTMNSIHRQRFERGFSKTP from the coding sequence ATGCAGGTACTGAAGAAGACAAAGAGCCTCTGCCCTGAATGCATGAAGGTTTTGGAGGCAGAGATTTACGAGGATGGCGGTGTGGTGTACATCGGCAAGACCTGCACAGAACACGGGCACTTTGAGGACATTTACTGGAGCGACTACGACCTCTACAAGAGGGCCGAAGAGTACGAACGCCTAGGCGACGGTCTAGAAAACCCTCGAACAAAATCAGAAGCCGGGTGCCCGTATGATTGTGGGATATGCCCGTCCCACGGGTCGCACACGGTTCTAGCAATAATCGATGTAACCAACAGGTGCAATCTGAGGTGCCCGATCTGCTTCGCTAATGCTGCGACGGCTGGTTACACCTATGAGCCGACCAGGGACCAGATCGCAGAGATGCTGAAAAATCTGAGGAGCAACCGCCCCGTCCCGCCGAACTCAATCCAGTTTTCGGGAGGGGAGCCCACTCTAAGGGATGATCTACCTGACATCATAAGGATGGCAAAGGAAGCGGGCTTTGATCACATTGAGGTCAACACCAATGGGATACGCGTATCCAACGACCCGTCTTTCCTGAAGAGCCTGATTGAGGCTGGGCTCAGCACCCTTTATCTGCAGTTCGACGGCATGACTCCAGGTCCATATATAGCTGCGAGGGGTCTCGATCTCTTCCAGACTAAGCTCAGGGTGATCGAGAACTGCAGATCAGTTGGTCTGCAAAGCGTGGTCTTGGTTCCGACGCTCGTCAGGGGCGTCAACGACGACCAGGTAGGGGAGATACTCCGATTTGCATCCAAGAACTATGACGTAGTCCGTGGTGTGAACTTCCAGCCGGTCTCAATGGCAGGAAGGATCGACAAGAACCGGTTGAAGGAGATGCGTATTACGATCCCTGACTTCTTGAAGCTTGTCGAGGCCCAGACCAATGGGGAGATAAAGGCCTCGGACTTCTACCCGATTCCTGTCGTAGTCCCGATATCAAATGCTGTGGGGGCTCTGAAGGGTAAACGCTACCAGACATTCACAAATCACCAGCACTGCGGAATGGCTACGATGGTGTTGCCAGAGGGCGACAAGCTTGTCCCAATAACAAAATATGCTGACGTTGAAAAGTTCATGAGATCAATGGAGAATGTATACGACGACGCGATCAAAGGATCCAAGTTAAGAGCGAGGATGCACCTGCTAGGAGCGACAAGGTATGTCAACAAGGCCATGCTCGGAAGCATCCTCTCGTCAGTGCTGCTCCACGGGGATTACGACTCCCTTGGAAAATTCATGCGCAAAGTTGTGCTAGTTAGCTGTATGCATTTCATGGATCCGTATAACTTCGACTTGGAAAGGGTGAGGCGGTGCACGATCCACTATGCGCTTCCCGACGGCAGAATTGTGCCTTTCTGCACCATGAATTCGATCCACAGGCAGCGGTTTGAGAGGGGCTTCAGCAAAACGCCATAA
- a CDS encoding helix-turn-helix domain-containing protein encodes MSDGWGIMSKLAQIGLTEGEGRVYLALLKSKVEMDAKDVSKASGIPYSKVYTILEKLASKSLITVRAGRPAVYSAKELSDGLSEYKRLVARELDGKFSEVELTLQDLQTTTDAEKPDIWIIKNTGDIIKKAYATVLNATKEVDVALPFMPEWASEELYNAFLRLRGNEIRLRLLLSSQVTIDKIEGVSKTVSVRTRDKMFGGGIIVDGNEAILFIASDGSNPIVAIWSNHVGLVQIAKAYFDNLWTSSTPINFDGKLPAHRKT; translated from the coding sequence ATGAGCGATGGTTGGGGCATCATGAGCAAGCTGGCTCAGATAGGGCTAACCGAGGGGGAAGGCAGGGTTTACTTGGCACTCCTAAAGAGCAAGGTTGAGATGGATGCCAAGGATGTCAGTAAGGCATCAGGGATACCATACTCGAAGGTCTACACGATCCTTGAAAAGCTAGCTTCAAAGTCGTTGATAACAGTGAGGGCAGGCAGACCCGCAGTATACAGCGCAAAGGAACTGTCTGATGGTTTGTCGGAATATAAGAGGCTCGTGGCAAGGGAGCTCGATGGCAAGTTTAGCGAAGTGGAGCTTACATTACAGGACCTGCAGACCACTACAGATGCCGAAAAGCCAGACATCTGGATCATCAAAAACACAGGAGATATAATCAAAAAAGCTTACGCGACAGTGCTTAACGCAACGAAAGAAGTTGACGTGGCACTGCCATTCATGCCAGAATGGGCATCTGAAGAGCTCTATAATGCATTTCTACGGTTGAGGGGCAACGAGATCAGGTTAAGATTGCTGCTCTCATCGCAGGTTACAATTGATAAGATCGAGGGAGTCTCGAAGACGGTCAGCGTCAGGACAAGAGACAAGATGTTTGGAGGCGGCATAATAGTTGACGGTAACGAGGCTATACTCTTCATAGCAAGCGACGGGTCTAATCCGATTGTGGCTATATGGTCGAACCACGTGGGCTTAGTCCAAATTGCGAAGGCTTATTTCGACAACCTGTGGACGTCGTCGACTCCGATAAATTTTGATGGCAAATTACCGGCTCACAGAAAGACGTAA